A part of Larkinella insperata genomic DNA contains:
- a CDS encoding alpha/beta fold hydrolase, which yields MRVLRWAFIILAVLFAGLLTAAHWVDSRDSDAEIAEDFRDAPVHPVVHRYTVNGRTIRYMETEEAGQDTLPVVLFVHGAPSSSSFFSNFFKDTTLLNRAHLVAVDRPGYGYSDFGRVETSIIKQAKLLQPLIDRYRKAAFFMIVGSSYGGSVSARLAMNNPDLIDHVVFVSSALGPGLERTYPISYFIDKPPLRWLMPPLLMLANDEKLAHRKALTEILPDWHKIKAAVTFLHGQRDDLVYPTNVSFARSHLVNADSKEFLLPENRHDIVFNKREYMTEIIVNILNAYAHSNKPQKSQPKVYLTASH from the coding sequence TTGCGTGTCCTACGTTGGGCTTTTATCATTCTTGCTGTTCTGTTTGCGGGTCTGCTCACGGCGGCTCACTGGGTCGATTCGCGAGATAGTGACGCCGAAATTGCCGAAGATTTTCGCGATGCCCCGGTTCATCCCGTCGTTCACCGGTATACGGTAAACGGCCGCACCATCCGCTACATGGAGACCGAAGAAGCCGGTCAGGATACACTCCCGGTCGTGTTGTTTGTGCACGGTGCCCCGAGTTCGTCTTCTTTTTTCAGTAACTTTTTCAAGGACACAACCTTGCTCAACCGCGCCCACCTGGTGGCGGTTGACCGGCCGGGCTACGGGTACTCGGATTTTGGCCGGGTTGAAACGTCGATCATCAAACAGGCCAAGCTTTTGCAACCCCTGATTGATCGGTACCGGAAAGCGGCTTTCTTCATGATTGTGGGGTCCTCCTACGGCGGCTCGGTTTCGGCCCGGCTGGCTATGAATAACCCGGACCTGATCGATCACGTGGTTTTTGTCTCTTCGGCTCTGGGGCCGGGGCTGGAACGGACTTACCCCATCAGCTATTTTATCGATAAACCACCCCTGCGCTGGCTCATGCCGCCTTTGTTGATGCTGGCCAACGACGAAAAGCTGGCCCACCGCAAGGCGCTGACCGAGATCCTGCCCGACTGGCACAAAATCAAAGCCGCCGTGACGTTTCTGCACGGCCAGCGTGACGACCTGGTCTATCCCACGAACGTGTCTTTTGCCCGCTCGCATCTGGTCAACGCTGATTCAAAGGAGTTTCTGTTGCCCGAAAACCGCCACGATATTGTATTCAACAAGCGGGAGTACATGACCGAAATCATCGTCAATATCCTCAACGCATACGCCCACTCGAACAAACCCCAGAAAAGTCAGCCGAAGGTTTACCTGACAGCCTCCCATTAA
- a CDS encoding DUF6624 domain-containing protein, translating into MKQIILSVFWACPLLGFGQINASLKRELDSMYVLDQQYRAYFAEYPKNRKLADSLMAALQIKENLSGKLWELQNRIDSLNLIRVKDIIKTHGYPGSTLVGKPTNVAAWYVIQHSPEISDYFPLIEKAGQAGELPMSLVAMMQDRLLMEQRKPQIYGTQATCYPLKADQGKQECFIWPIESPATVNKRRKEAGFTQTVEENAKRLGVEYKALTMEEIERRYRLGR; encoded by the coding sequence ATGAAACAGATTATATTGAGTGTCTTTTGGGCGTGCCCGTTGCTGGGCTTTGGTCAGATTAACGCTTCGCTGAAGCGGGAACTGGACAGCATGTACGTACTGGACCAACAATACCGGGCCTACTTTGCGGAGTACCCCAAAAATCGGAAACTGGCTGATAGTCTGATGGCGGCTCTTCAGATCAAGGAAAACCTATCCGGCAAGCTCTGGGAACTCCAGAACCGGATCGATAGTCTTAACCTGATTCGCGTGAAGGACATCATCAAAACGCACGGGTATCCGGGGAGTACGCTGGTCGGTAAACCCACAAACGTTGCCGCCTGGTACGTCATCCAGCACTCGCCGGAGATTTCTGACTATTTCCCACTCATCGAAAAAGCCGGTCAGGCGGGTGAGCTGCCGATGTCGCTGGTGGCTATGATGCAAGACCGTCTGTTGATGGAGCAGCGCAAACCGCAAATCTACGGCACACAGGCCACCTGTTATCCCCTGAAAGCCGATCAAGGCAAGCAGGAATGTTTTATCTGGCCCATCGAAAGCCCGGCCACCGTGAATAAGCGCCGGAAGGAAGCCGGCTTTACGCAAACCGTCGAGGAAAACGCCAAACGGCTGGGAGTAGAATACAAAGCGCTGACTATGGAAGAAATTGAACGGCGCTATCGGTTGGGAAGGTAG
- the selD gene encoding selenide, water dikinase SelD, with protein sequence MIQQTEIYKLAQYRRKAGIIQKKESDIFHIQPTSLPDFSQQLVGTNQSDNTVVLEIGHGDALISTTALSSPTVDDPYEFGRIASANALNNVYATGGEPLLASAILGWPTDHIPADVANHVLEGSRALCAEAGILLTTGHRIESAEPFFGLTVTGKVRLNHLKQINMATEGCCLYLTKPLGFGILTTALQKELLQPHEAETALNQMALLNTFGAFLGKLPYVKALTHVSGSGLLGHLIEMAESSGLSADIDFHKVPVLPGTSDYLAQESSPEAAYCNWERFSEKTNELPNDQRLILADPQLSGGLLIAVESRSGAEFEQVAFEHKFHLKSFGQLIEKGEKVVYVR encoded by the coding sequence ATGATTCAACAAACGGAAATATACAAACTGGCCCAGTACCGCCGTAAGGCGGGGATCATTCAAAAAAAGGAATCGGATATCTTCCATATCCAGCCGACTTCTCTGCCCGATTTTTCTCAACAGCTGGTTGGGACAAACCAGTCCGACAACACCGTTGTGCTGGAAATCGGCCACGGCGATGCCCTCATCAGCACCACCGCCCTCTCCTCCCCCACCGTTGACGACCCGTATGAGTTCGGGCGGATCGCTTCGGCCAACGCCTTGAACAATGTGTACGCGACGGGTGGTGAACCACTGCTGGCATCGGCCATCCTGGGCTGGCCAACCGACCATATTCCCGCCGATGTGGCCAACCACGTGCTGGAAGGCAGTCGGGCGCTCTGCGCGGAAGCCGGTATTCTGCTGACGACCGGGCACCGGATTGAGAGCGCCGAACCGTTTTTCGGACTGACTGTAACGGGCAAAGTCCGGTTGAACCACCTGAAGCAAATCAACATGGCCACCGAAGGCTGTTGCCTTTATCTGACCAAACCCCTGGGCTTCGGGATTCTGACGACGGCGCTGCAAAAAGAACTCCTCCAGCCGCACGAAGCCGAAACCGCGCTGAACCAGATGGCGCTGCTCAACACCTTTGGGGCGTTTCTCGGTAAACTGCCGTACGTCAAAGCCCTTACGCATGTATCGGGGTCCGGCCTGTTGGGTCACCTGATCGAAATGGCGGAGAGCAGCGGTCTGAGCGCCGATATTGACTTCCATAAAGTGCCCGTCTTACCGGGTACGAGCGATTATCTGGCGCAGGAAAGCAGTCCGGAAGCCGCGTATTGCAACTGGGAACGCTTTAGCGAAAAGACCAATGAACTGCCCAACGACCAGCGGTTGATCCTGGCCGATCCGCAGCTCAGCGGGGGCTTGCTGATTGCGGTTGAGTCGCGAAGCGGAGCGGAGTTTGAACAGGTTGCCTTTGAACACAAATTTCACCTGAAATCTTTCGGACAACTGATTGAAAAAGGCGAAAAGGTGGTTTATGTACGGTAA
- a CDS encoding TetR/AcrR family transcriptional regulator, with amino-acid sequence MRLRDEAKELAIREKAIEMIVREGFDGLSMQKLAKAAGVSPATIYIYFKDREDLIRQIYFEEMQLMSTETLKGFDPEMHFEEGLRIQWVNRVKYCLKYPLRMHFMEQMRHSPFHEKFQGEAKNPFSAVMKVFVTNAIERKELVKLPIEVYWSIAYAPIYQLIKFHQSPSWGKFELNEKLLDDTLRLVLKALKP; translated from the coding sequence ATGCGATTACGGGACGAAGCAAAGGAACTGGCCATCCGGGAAAAGGCGATTGAAATGATCGTGCGGGAGGGCTTTGATGGCCTGAGTATGCAGAAACTGGCGAAGGCTGCGGGCGTATCACCGGCTACAATCTATATCTACTTCAAAGACCGCGAAGACCTGATCCGGCAAATTTACTTCGAAGAAATGCAGCTTATGAGTACCGAGACCCTGAAAGGTTTTGACCCGGAGATGCACTTTGAAGAAGGGTTGCGCATTCAATGGGTCAACCGGGTTAAGTATTGTCTGAAATACCCGCTTCGAATGCATTTCATGGAGCAAATGCGGCATTCGCCTTTCCACGAGAAATTCCAGGGCGAGGCAAAGAATCCGTTTTCGGCCGTGATGAAGGTTTTCGTAACAAACGCCATCGAGCGCAAAGAGCTGGTCAAGTTACCGATTGAAGTCTACTGGTCAATCGCTTACGCCCCTATTTACCAACTGATTAAGTTTCATCAGTCGCCAAGCTGGGGGAAGTTTGAGTTGAATGAGAAACTGCTGGATGACACTCTAAGGCTGGTTTTGAAAGCATTGAAGCCCTGA
- a CDS encoding MBL fold metallo-hydrolase produces MTQIKSFVFNPFSENTYVLYDETREAVIIDPGCYEQRERNALTGFIEQNNLKPVKLLNTHAHIDHVLGNAFVKRHYGIELYLHQSDLPVLKAVAVLAPNYGMAAYEEAEVDHFLEAGQTITFGNTELEVRFVPGHAPGHVAFVNHADRFVIGGDVLFRGSIGRTDFPLSDFETLARSIRTQFYTLPDDYTVYAGHMETTTIGQEKKINPFVRQ; encoded by the coding sequence ATGACACAGATAAAGTCCTTTGTTTTTAATCCATTTTCGGAAAACACGTACGTGCTTTACGACGAAACACGTGAAGCCGTAATCATCGATCCTGGTTGCTACGAACAGCGGGAGAGAAACGCCCTGACCGGATTTATCGAGCAAAACAACCTGAAACCCGTGAAGCTGCTCAATACCCACGCCCACATTGACCACGTGCTGGGCAACGCGTTTGTAAAGCGCCACTACGGTATTGAGCTCTACCTGCACCAAAGCGATCTGCCGGTGCTGAAAGCCGTTGCGGTGCTGGCCCCCAACTACGGTATGGCGGCCTACGAAGAAGCCGAAGTTGATCATTTTCTGGAAGCCGGGCAAACCATCACGTTTGGCAATACGGAACTGGAAGTTCGTTTTGTGCCGGGTCATGCGCCGGGCCATGTGGCGTTTGTCAACCACGCCGACCGCTTCGTCATCGGTGGTGATGTGTTGTTCCGCGGTAGCATCGGACGCACGGATTTTCCCCTGTCGGATTTCGAGACACTGGCCCGCAGCATCCGGACCCAGTTTTACACCCTGCCCGATGATTACACGGTATATGCAGGTCATATGGAAACCACCACAATTGGACAGGAGAAGAAAATAAATCCATTTGTCAGACAATAA
- a CDS encoding MFS transporter, whose product MQTAEPKTAFTTYEKGIIGMLAFIQFTVILDFMVLSPLGAQLLSELNITTTQFGWVVSAYAFSAGTAGLLTAGFADRYDRKNLLLFFYSGFVIGTLLCGIAPDYPFLLVARIITGLFGGVIGSIAFAIVTDLFAWQVRGRVMGVIQTAFAASQVLGIPLGLYLANNLGWHAPFLLIVGVSVLVGIAIAVYMKPVNAHLKIKSDRNPFQHLLHTVSRPSYLRGFASTTLLATGGFMMMPFGSAFAIYNLGISQADLPLIYMVTGVSAIIIGPLAGKLSDKIGKFPLFLYASIWGMLVTIAYCNLGVTPLWQIMAINVLLFAGISARMVSSGALVSAVPDPQDRGAYMGINSSVQQISGGVASVVASLIVVQSASGKLEGYDWLGYIVAATMLVTILMMYSINQYVVRKQAAEAAKEASGTGGQTVPTR is encoded by the coding sequence ATGCAAACCGCTGAACCAAAAACCGCTTTTACAACCTACGAAAAAGGCATCATTGGGATGCTGGCTTTCATCCAGTTTACGGTCATTCTGGATTTTATGGTGCTTTCGCCCCTGGGCGCTCAACTGTTGTCTGAACTGAACATCACCACCACGCAGTTCGGGTGGGTGGTCTCGGCCTACGCCTTCAGCGCCGGGACAGCGGGGTTGCTGACGGCTGGATTTGCCGACCGCTACGACCGCAAAAATCTGCTGTTGTTCTTCTACAGCGGTTTCGTTATCGGGACGCTGCTTTGCGGCATTGCCCCCGACTATCCGTTTCTGCTGGTCGCCCGGATCATTACCGGACTTTTCGGCGGGGTTATCGGGTCCATCGCGTTTGCCATTGTTACCGATCTGTTTGCGTGGCAGGTGCGCGGCCGGGTGATGGGCGTTATCCAGACGGCTTTTGCGGCCAGCCAGGTGCTGGGCATTCCGCTGGGCTTGTACCTGGCCAACAACCTGGGCTGGCACGCGCCGTTTCTGCTGATTGTGGGCGTCAGCGTACTGGTCGGCATTGCCATTGCGGTGTACATGAAGCCGGTTAATGCCCACCTGAAAATCAAATCGGACCGCAACCCGTTTCAGCATTTGCTCCACACGGTTTCGCGGCCGAGCTACCTCCGGGGTTTTGCCAGTACGACGCTGCTGGCTACGGGCGGCTTTATGATGATGCCGTTCGGAAGCGCCTTTGCCATTTATAATCTTGGAATTTCGCAGGCTGATCTGCCGCTGATTTACATGGTCACCGGGGTTTCTGCCATCATCATCGGACCGTTGGCGGGCAAACTCAGCGACAAAATTGGCAAGTTCCCGCTGTTTCTCTACGCTTCCATCTGGGGTATGCTCGTAACCATTGCGTATTGCAATCTCGGGGTCACACCGCTCTGGCAGATCATGGCCATAAACGTGTTGCTATTTGCCGGTATTTCGGCCCGGATGGTGTCGTCGGGAGCACTAGTTTCGGCGGTTCCGGACCCACAGGACCGGGGGGCCTACATGGGCATCAATTCGTCGGTACAACAGATTTCGGGCGGGGTGGCCTCCGTGGTGGCCAGCCTGATTGTGGTGCAGTCGGCCAGCGGGAAACTGGAGGGGTATGACTGGTTGGGGTACATCGTCGCGGCTACCATGCTGGTCACAATCCTGATGATGTACAGCATCAATCAATACGTCGTTAGAAAACAGGCGGCTGAGGCCGCGAAAGAAGCCTCAGGAACGGGCGGTCAGACGGTGCCAACGCGCTAA
- a CDS encoding glycoside hydrolase family 130 protein, with protein MKNYQLRRLSDQPILTAADVKPSHPQFQVMGAFNPAACWFGDEVLLLLRVAEAVEAQPGKIHVPVVQAQDGQFQLIIKSFSEPEGDYDPRVLQIDNQAYLTSLSHLRLARSKDGINFTVDEKPFVFPERTDESFGVEDARITLLDGKYWITYTAVSENGPGVGLAVTTDFVTLERKGMIIPPPNKDASLFPQKINGYYYMLHRPMVSDIGKPSVWLARSPDGIHWGDNQFVFGAAGSEWEYLKIGAGPEPILTDEGWLVCYHGASVGHEYSLALALLDRDDPSRVLDRSTVPLLEPELEWERVGFFPNVVFSNGWVKMPDGRILVYYGAADYCVGVAELVTV; from the coding sequence ATGAAGAATTACCAGCTCCGCCGACTGTCCGACCAGCCCATTCTTACAGCCGCTGATGTCAAGCCCTCGCATCCGCAGTTTCAGGTGATGGGCGCCTTCAACCCCGCAGCCTGCTGGTTTGGCGACGAAGTGCTGCTGCTGCTGCGGGTAGCCGAAGCCGTGGAAGCGCAGCCGGGTAAGATTCATGTGCCGGTTGTGCAGGCCCAGGATGGCCAGTTTCAGTTGATCATTAAAAGCTTTTCCGAACCGGAAGGAGATTATGACCCGCGGGTTCTTCAGATCGACAACCAGGCTTATCTAACATCGTTGAGCCACCTGCGGCTGGCCCGGAGCAAAGACGGTATCAACTTCACGGTCGACGAAAAACCGTTTGTCTTTCCGGAGCGCACGGATGAGTCATTTGGCGTCGAAGATGCCCGGATTACTCTCCTGGATGGGAAATACTGGATTACCTACACGGCGGTTTCGGAAAACGGTCCGGGTGTGGGGCTGGCCGTTACAACGGATTTTGTGACGCTGGAACGGAAAGGCATGATTATTCCGCCCCCCAACAAAGACGCCAGTTTGTTTCCGCAGAAAATCAACGGTTATTATTACATGCTCCACCGGCCAATGGTTAGCGACATTGGAAAGCCGTCGGTCTGGCTGGCCCGCTCGCCCGACGGTATTCACTGGGGCGACAACCAGTTTGTGTTCGGAGCCGCCGGTTCGGAGTGGGAGTACCTGAAAATTGGCGCCGGACCCGAACCCATTCTGACGGACGAAGGCTGGCTGGTCTGCTACCACGGCGCGAGCGTCGGTCACGAGTATTCGCTGGCGCTGGCCCTGCTCGACCGCGACGATCCGAGCCGCGTTCTCGACCGCTCAACCGTTCCGCTTCTGGAACCGGAGCTGGAATGGGAACGGGTCGGTTTTTTCCCCAACGTCGTTTTCTCCAACGGCTGGGTCAAAATGCCGGATGGCCGGATTCTGGTTTACTACGGAGCTGCGGATTACTGCGTGGGCGTCGCCGAACTGGTCACGGTTTAG
- a CDS encoding nitroreductase family protein, whose protein sequence is MENTVEVINHIIRTRRSIFPPEYIDKEIPRDVIEAIVETANFAPTHRLTQPWRFTIFRGNGLVKLADFLGEQYRQTTPPALYSDAKYETTRTKILRASCVMAINMQLHSDKVPEWEELAAVSCAVQNMWLTATAMNVGAYWSTPGNLEALGEFLNLSPSQKCVGLFYMGYHQSGEKPAVRKPIEEKLTWVEE, encoded by the coding sequence ATGGAAAACACTGTTGAGGTAATTAACCATATTATCCGCACGCGCCGGAGCATTTTTCCGCCGGAGTATATTGACAAGGAAATTCCCCGCGACGTAATTGAAGCCATCGTTGAAACCGCCAATTTTGCCCCCACGCACCGCCTGACCCAACCGTGGCGGTTTACCATTTTTAGGGGCAACGGTCTGGTAAAACTGGCTGATTTTCTGGGCGAGCAGTACCGCCAGACCACCCCGCCAGCACTTTACTCGGATGCGAAATACGAAACGACCCGCACCAAAATTCTGCGGGCTTCGTGCGTTATGGCCATCAACATGCAGTTGCATTCCGACAAAGTGCCGGAATGGGAAGAACTGGCTGCCGTATCCTGCGCCGTGCAGAACATGTGGCTAACGGCTACGGCCATGAATGTGGGGGCTTACTGGAGCACGCCCGGTAACCTGGAAGCCCTGGGCGAGTTTTTAAACCTTAGCCCCTCGCAGAAATGCGTCGGCCTTTTCTACATGGGGTATCACCAGTCCGGCGAAAAGCCGGCCGTCCGGAAACCCATTGAAGAAAAGCTGACCTGGGTGGAGGAATAA
- a CDS encoding RNA polymerase sigma factor, with product MHVVKEVTIIPDFSRELYWWRRLQKGNILAFKALINGYSQLLFSFGSKHVPDAELVKNCVQELFLDIWDGRESLTATAGIKTYLFGLLRRKIQRSLIARQGALQSLADPAHFSVEFTLEAGLTEDEPARTVVDTLRQLIEQLSQRQQEVVYLKYFQELNCDQIAEVASLSSPAVSELLQTAIRQVKSQWKVVFSAQPTPPNIEKLLWNESFRKWVLKPTSESDAFWHCWRISNPERVADLKLARTVVSALQVRDRQMPTSEQQVLVTQTLAQIKVPVQRTYSFFFRWQPANWSVFTELLVSLAKRSRKNKASLS from the coding sequence ATGCACGTTGTGAAAGAAGTAACTATTATTCCGGACTTTTCGAGAGAGTTGTATTGGTGGCGCCGGCTTCAAAAAGGCAATATATTGGCGTTCAAAGCCTTGATCAACGGATACAGTCAGTTACTTTTTTCGTTTGGCAGTAAGCATGTCCCGGATGCCGAGCTTGTAAAAAATTGCGTTCAGGAATTGTTTCTGGATATCTGGGACGGCCGGGAAAGTTTGACCGCAACGGCTGGCATTAAAACTTATTTGTTTGGATTGCTCCGGCGAAAAATCCAGCGTTCCCTTATAGCCAGACAAGGCGCTTTGCAATCGTTGGCTGATCCCGCGCACTTTTCCGTTGAATTTACCCTGGAAGCTGGCTTAACCGAAGACGAACCGGCGCGTACGGTAGTCGACACCTTGCGGCAACTGATTGAACAACTGTCCCAACGCCAGCAGGAAGTTGTCTATCTGAAATACTTTCAGGAGTTAAACTGCGATCAGATTGCGGAAGTCGCCAGCCTTTCCTCCCCGGCGGTTTCCGAGTTGTTACAAACCGCCATCCGGCAGGTAAAATCGCAGTGGAAAGTGGTTTTTTCAGCCCAACCTACTCCGCCGAATATTGAGAAACTGCTCTGGAACGAATCGTTTCGAAAATGGGTGTTGAAACCCACGTCGGAAAGCGATGCCTTCTGGCACTGCTGGCGTATCTCGAACCCCGAACGGGTGGCCGATTTGAAACTAGCGCGTACAGTCGTGTCTGCGTTGCAGGTGCGCGACCGGCAGATGCCCACATCTGAACAACAAGTTCTGGTAACCCAGACTCTCGCCCAAATCAAGGTTCCGGTTCAACGCACCTACTCCTTTTTCTTTCGCTGGCAACCCGCAAACTGGTCAGTCTTTACCGAATTGTTGGTCAGCCTGGCCAAACGCTCCCGAAAAAACAAAGCGTCCCTGTCGTAG
- a CDS encoding SAM-dependent methyltransferase gives MPILFLIPTVLAEHTADQVLSPQIREVISQTKVFFVENVRTARRFISSLKTGVVIDELTFYDLHKDTPETETQQQLNILKQQNQDAGVLSEAGCPGVADPGAVAVRLAHQSGWQVRPLVGPSSILLALMASGMSGQSFAFHGYLAIDKPARIQQIRQLEQDARKRQQTQIFMETPYRNNPLLADLLTVCHPETRLCVACNLTAPDELVRTLSIREWKSLTVDLHKKPSLFLLL, from the coding sequence ATGCCGATTCTGTTTCTGATTCCGACCGTGCTGGCCGAGCACACTGCCGACCAGGTGTTATCCCCGCAAATCCGCGAGGTCATCAGCCAGACGAAGGTTTTCTTTGTTGAGAACGTCCGCACCGCCCGGCGCTTTATCAGCAGCCTGAAAACGGGGGTGGTCATTGACGAGCTGACCTTTTACGACCTCCACAAAGACACACCCGAAACCGAAACCCAGCAACAGCTTAACATCCTGAAGCAGCAGAATCAGGACGCGGGCGTCTTGTCCGAAGCGGGCTGTCCGGGGGTGGCCGATCCGGGGGCGGTGGCGGTGCGGCTCGCCCATCAGTCGGGTTGGCAGGTCCGGCCGCTGGTGGGGCCGTCGTCAATTCTGCTGGCTTTGATGGCGTCGGGCATGAGCGGGCAGTCGTTTGCGTTTCACGGTTATCTGGCGATCGACAAACCGGCCCGGATTCAGCAAATCCGGCAACTGGAACAAGACGCCCGCAAGCGGCAACAGACCCAGATTTTTATGGAAACGCCGTACCGCAACAACCCGTTGCTGGCCGATCTGCTGACGGTTTGCCACCCCGAAACGCGCCTGTGCGTGGCCTGCAACCTGACGGCCCCCGACGAACTGGTCCGAACGCTGAGCATCCGCGAATGGAAAAGCCTAACCGTAGATCTGCACAAAAAACCAAGCCTTTTTTTACTGCTTTGA
- a CDS encoding alpha/beta fold hydrolase, with translation MKLYYRQTGETGTPIIILHGIFGSSDNWLTISKTIAEHNHRVFLVDQRNHGRSPRSDVFDYDAMAADLQEFITDHQLEKPIVIGHSMGGKAVMQFAMDYPSQYSRLVIVDIAPKFYPIHHAELIRGLKAIDLQKIKSRNEADEILSQYEPLLYVRQFLLKNLYRTEAGQFDWRLNLPVIEQELHGIGGELSNVRTVTEPTLFIRGAKSPYIKDEDEEEIKRIFPNSTLETIEEAGHWVQAEKPDEFVAVLMRFLDK, from the coding sequence ATGAAGCTTTATTATCGTCAGACCGGCGAGACCGGTACTCCTATTATCATTCTGCACGGCATTTTCGGATCGTCCGACAACTGGCTGACCATCTCAAAAACTATCGCGGAGCACAATCACCGCGTCTTTCTAGTGGATCAGCGCAACCACGGGCGCTCTCCGCGCAGCGACGTTTTTGATTATGACGCCATGGCCGCCGATTTGCAGGAATTCATCACCGACCACCAGTTGGAGAAGCCGATTGTTATTGGGCACTCGATGGGCGGCAAAGCCGTCATGCAGTTCGCGATGGATTACCCCAGCCAGTACAGCCGATTGGTGATCGTTGATATTGCGCCGAAATTCTATCCCATTCACCACGCCGAGCTGATCCGGGGCCTGAAAGCGATTGACTTACAGAAAATCAAAAGCCGGAACGAAGCCGACGAAATCCTGAGCCAGTACGAACCGCTGCTCTACGTCCGCCAGTTTCTGCTCAAGAACCTGTACCGCACCGAAGCCGGACAATTCGACTGGCGGCTCAACCTGCCCGTCATCGAACAGGAGCTCCACGGAATTGGGGGTGAATTAAGCAATGTCCGGACCGTCACGGAACCGACGCTGTTTATCCGGGGGGCTAAATCGCCTTACATCAAGGACGAGGATGAGGAAGAAATCAAACGAATCTTTCCCAACAGTACTCTCGAAACCATTGAGGAAGCCGGGCACTGGGTGCAGGCCGAAAAACCGGATGAATTCGTAGCAGTTCTGATGCGTTTTTTGGATAAATGA